A genomic segment from Brienomyrus brachyistius isolate T26 chromosome 9, BBRACH_0.4, whole genome shotgun sequence encodes:
- the LOC125749554 gene encoding riboflavin transporter 2-like isoform X2, with product MSFRTHVLACMFGMGSWVAINGMWVELPLIVPYIPESWHLPAYLTVLIQVANVGPLLVTLLHRFRPGVVNERSVIYAIAAVGCLACLLLAFLWHYTVEVAGGPHSVPLLALTFFLSVVDCTSSVTFLPFMMHLESHYLTTYFIGEGLSGLVPALAALVQGVGVVHCHNATQKDNGTRVNASEAGLTLELEAHYQPANFSTQTFFIFLTTMMVASMWAFHLLNRHPSVRQEHMGNGYLAGQKEEPGLRLQSPLEPKPMITPVNCHQGEQRSAFGTGTYSTTEMLFIFVVLAWVNALTNTVLPSVQTYSCLPYGNKAYHLAAAMGALANPLACFIAMFVPIRSLMLMGFLTLTGTSIGAYIMFIAAMSPCPLLVHSASGTVLIPETSCRTPSSGQQNVSGMSCGTETEGDADRSFIGEHQMWPILRFLRRLRVTQGGKCKPAV from the exons ATGTCGTTTCGGACACACGTGCTCGCTTGCATGTTCGGCATGGGCTCCTGGGTGGCTATCAATGGCATGTGGGTGGAGCTTCCTCTCATCGTCCCCTACATCCCTGAGAGCTGGCACCTGCCTGCTTACCTGACTGTTCTCATCCAGGTGGCCAATgtgggccccctgctggtcacgcTGCTGCACCGCTTCCGGCCGGGCGTCGTAAATGAGCGGTCGGTCATCTACGCCATTGCGGCCGTGGGCTGCCTGGCCTGCCTCCTGCTGGCCTTCCTGTGGCACTACACGGTGGAGGTGGCGGGCGGCCCTCACAGCGTACCCCTGCTGGCGCTCACCTTCTTCCTGTCAGTGGTGGACTGTACCTCCTCCGTCACCTTCCTACCCTTCATGATGCACCTTGAGTCTCACTACCTCACCACATACTTTATCGGGGAGGGGCTGAGTGGACTTGTGCCGGCATTGGCTGCGCTGGTCCAGGGTGTGGGTGTGGTTCACTGTCACAACGCTACCCAGAAGGACAACGGGACTCGGGTCAATGCCTCGGAAGCAGGCCTCACCCTGGAGCTGGAGGCCCACTACCAGCCTGCTAATTTCTCCACCCAAaccttcttcatcttcctcaccaCCATGATGGTGGCATCCATGTGGGCCTTCCATCTTCTGAACCGTCACCCATCTGTAAGGCAGGAGCACATGGGCAACGGATACCTGGCAGGACAGAAGGAGGAGCCAGGACTCAGACTGCAGAGCCCATTGGAACCAAAACCCATGATCACACCAGTGAactgccaccagggggagcagaggAGCGCCTTTGGCACTGGCACTTACAGCACGACGGAGATGCTGTTCATCTTTGTGGTCCTGGCGTGGGTGAATGCACTCACCAACACCGTCCTGCCCTCTGTCCAGACGTACTCTTGCCTCCCCTATGGCAACAAGGCCTATCATCTAGCGGCTGCCATGGGTGCATTAGCTAATCCGTTAGCTTGCTTCATTGCCATGTTTGTGCCCATAAG GTCACTGATGCTGATGGGGTTTCTCACCCTGACCGGCACGAGCATTGGGGCTTACATAATGTTCATAGCGGCAATGAGCCCCTGTCCGCTTCTGGTCCACAGCGCATCAGGAACGGTCCTCATT CCTGAAACATCCTGCAGGACCCCATCATCAGGCCAACAGAATGTCTCTGGGATGAGCTGTGGCACAGAAACAGAAGGAGATGCAGACAGATCCTTCATAGGTGAGCATCAG ATGTGGCCCATCCTACGATTCCTACGACGGCTGAGAGTAACTCAGGGTGGCAAATGCAAGCCTGCTGTCTAA
- the LOC125749554 gene encoding riboflavin transporter 2-like isoform X1 has translation MSFRTHVLACMFGMGSWVAINGMWVELPLIVPYIPESWHLPAYLTVLIQVANVGPLLVTLLHRFRPGVVNERSVIYAIAAVGCLACLLLAFLWHYTVEVAGGPHSVPLLALTFFLSVVDCTSSVTFLPFMMHLESHYLTTYFIGEGLSGLVPALAALVQGVGVVHCHNATQKDNGTRVNASEAGLTLELEAHYQPANFSTQTFFIFLTTMMVASMWAFHLLNRHPSVRQEHMGNGYLAGQKEEPGLRLQSPLEPKPMITPVNCHQGEQRSAFGTGTYSTTEMLFIFVVLAWVNALTNTVLPSVQTYSCLPYGNKAYHLAAAMGALANPLACFIAMFVPIRSLMLMGFLTLTGTSIGAYIMFIAAMSPCPLLVHSASGTVLIVAAWILFVLTLSYVKVIIGVILRDEGHSALVWCGAVVQLGSMLGALTMFPLVSVHSLFTSGDPCNTRCPL, from the exons ATGTCGTTTCGGACACACGTGCTCGCTTGCATGTTCGGCATGGGCTCCTGGGTGGCTATCAATGGCATGTGGGTGGAGCTTCCTCTCATCGTCCCCTACATCCCTGAGAGCTGGCACCTGCCTGCTTACCTGACTGTTCTCATCCAGGTGGCCAATgtgggccccctgctggtcacgcTGCTGCACCGCTTCCGGCCGGGCGTCGTAAATGAGCGGTCGGTCATCTACGCCATTGCGGCCGTGGGCTGCCTGGCCTGCCTCCTGCTGGCCTTCCTGTGGCACTACACGGTGGAGGTGGCGGGCGGCCCTCACAGCGTACCCCTGCTGGCGCTCACCTTCTTCCTGTCAGTGGTGGACTGTACCTCCTCCGTCACCTTCCTACCCTTCATGATGCACCTTGAGTCTCACTACCTCACCACATACTTTATCGGGGAGGGGCTGAGTGGACTTGTGCCGGCATTGGCTGCGCTGGTCCAGGGTGTGGGTGTGGTTCACTGTCACAACGCTACCCAGAAGGACAACGGGACTCGGGTCAATGCCTCGGAAGCAGGCCTCACCCTGGAGCTGGAGGCCCACTACCAGCCTGCTAATTTCTCCACCCAAaccttcttcatcttcctcaccaCCATGATGGTGGCATCCATGTGGGCCTTCCATCTTCTGAACCGTCACCCATCTGTAAGGCAGGAGCACATGGGCAACGGATACCTGGCAGGACAGAAGGAGGAGCCAGGACTCAGACTGCAGAGCCCATTGGAACCAAAACCCATGATCACACCAGTGAactgccaccagggggagcagaggAGCGCCTTTGGCACTGGCACTTACAGCACGACGGAGATGCTGTTCATCTTTGTGGTCCTGGCGTGGGTGAATGCACTCACCAACACCGTCCTGCCCTCTGTCCAGACGTACTCTTGCCTCCCCTATGGCAACAAGGCCTATCATCTAGCGGCTGCCATGGGTGCATTAGCTAATCCGTTAGCTTGCTTCATTGCCATGTTTGTGCCCATAAG GTCACTGATGCTGATGGGGTTTCTCACCCTGACCGGCACGAGCATTGGGGCTTACATAATGTTCATAGCGGCAATGAGCCCCTGTCCGCTTCTGGTCCACAGCGCATCAGGAACGGTCCTCATT GTTGCAGCCTGGATTCTCTTTGTATTAACGCTATCCTATGTGAAAGTGATCATTGGGGTAATCCTGCGAGATGAAGGACATAGCGCCCTCGTGTGGTGTGGAGCGGTAGTGCAACTGGGATCTATGCTTGGAGCCTTAACAATGTTTCCCCTTGTTAGTGTGCACAGTCTCTTTACATCAGGAGACCCTTGTAACACTAGATGTCCACTTTAG